A DNA window from Naumovozyma dairenensis CBS 421 chromosome 8, complete genome contains the following coding sequences:
- the NDAI0H03800 gene encoding uncharacterized protein (similar to Saccharomyces cerevisiae YDL218W; ancestral locus Anc_2.61), producing the protein MNTNQGVNNPNNTYSEPGYYANQNTGTTGQNQQQQPGNQGYGKQTMTTARPRTFAEHPALLTTLRILEFASSVLVFSLLAFAIHDYNDHGNHKTNFALAVGVISTFYLLAVFLGTLLMPQFVFAGVLLIAEAIVCLLWLCAFIVIAKTVGEHSCSNSRVNQYNPAYGSISSFQQSGGTYNPYTGEYTTSNYHRACNTSKTAIAFAGFAFVLFVITCILLGLNVLKPIVRNFGGQGLWKDGSYIGSKLQRFTGLALDKPLGNTYNVDMEPGVVGTGVPAADQHTMSTAGESTTNAYDQEKYGNDGARSAVTGSTAEQQPQHHTYQTEATQPTTRTQVQHQVRTEEEYVPAPRTNM; encoded by the coding sequence ATGAATACTAATCAAGGAGTTAATAATCCTAACAACACGTATAGTGAGCCAGGGTATTATGCCAATCAAAATACAGGAACAACAGGGcaaaatcaacaacaacaaccagGAAACCAAGGTTATGGGAAACAAACAATGACTACAGCACGTCCAAGAACATTTGCTGAACATCCTGCTTTATTAACAACATTGAGAATCTTAGAATTTGCCTCTTCTGTCTTAGTATTTTCCCTATTAGCATTCGCCATTCATGATTATAACGACCATGGTAACCATAAGACTAATTTTGCTCTTGCTGTCGGTGTCATTTCTACCTTCTATTTATTAGCTGTCTTTTTAGGTACATTATTAATGCCACAATTTGTCTTTGCTGGTGTTTTACTAATCGCTGAAGCTATCGTTTGTCTACTATGGTTATGTGCATTCATCGTTATCGCTAAGACTGTCGGTGAACATTCCTGTAGTAACAGTAGAGTAAATCAATATAATCCAGCTTATGGTTCTATCAGTAGCTTCCAACAAAGTGGTGGTACTTATAATCCTTACACTGGAGAATACACTACAAGTAATTATCATAGAGCTTGTAACACTTCAAAGACTGCAATTGCCTTTGCAGGGTTTGCATTCGTCCTTTTCGTTATTACATGCATCTTATTGGGGTTAAACGTTTTGAAACCAATTGTTAGAAACTTTGGCGGTCAAGGTTTGTGGAAAGATGGTAGTTATATCGGTTCtaaattacaaagattTACTGGTTTGGCATTGGATAAACCATTGGGTAACACTTATAATGTAGATATGGAACCTGGTGTTGTAGGAACTGGAGTCCCAGCAGCGGATCAACATACTATGTCTACTGCAGGTGAATCAACTACTAATGCTTAcgatcaagaaaaatatggtAATGATGGTGCAAGAAGTGCTGTCACTGGTAGTACTGCTGaacaacaaccacaacATCACACATATCAAACAGAAGCAACACAGCCAACAACACGCACTCAAGTTCAACATCAAGTACgtactgaagaagaatacgTTCCTGCTCCAAGAACAAATATGTAG
- the DTD1 gene encoding D-tyrosyl-tRNA(Tyr) deacylase (similar to Saccharomyces cerevisiae DTD1 (YDL219W); ancestral locus Anc_2.59) encodes MRIVLQKVSQASVVVEKEIVSTIKHGYMLLVGISTEDTIEDINKLSNKVLTLRVFEDSTGENFWKQNIKQVEGEILSISQFTLYAKTKKGTKPDFHMAQKGHIAKELYDKFLDSLRANLGQDKVKDGQFGAMMSCSLTNEGPVTIILDSKN; translated from the coding sequence atgaGAATTGTATTACAAAAAGTCAGTCAAGCATCCGTAGTGGTCGAAAAGGAGATAGTTTCTACCATTAAACATGGATATATGTTATTAGTTGGTATATCTACAGAGGATACCATTGAAGATATAAACAAGTTATCTAATAAAGTATTGACTTTAAGAGTTTTTGAAGATTCTACAGGTgaaaatttttggaaacaaaatattaaacAAGTTGAAGGtgaaattttatcaatttcacAATTCACTCTGTATGCAAAGACTAAGAAGGGTACGAAACCTGATTTCCATATGGCTCAAAAGGGTCATATAGCAAAAGAACTTTATGataaatttcttgattCATTGAGAGCGAATTTAGGTCAAGACAAAGTTAAAGATGGTCAATTTGGTGCAATGATGAGTTGTTCGTTGACCAACGAGGGACCAGTGACAATCATCTTAGATAGTAAGAATTAA
- the CDC13 gene encoding telomere-binding protein CDC13 (similar to Saccharomyces cerevisiae CDC13 (YDL220C); ancestral locus Anc_2.56) translates to MSISCKFITSISELKKLPTAEKISIRFISLLTGIKFNGSNSFLLELQDFPNGVPALSPYRVKIKYNSTNDKLKSDTAAATEQTTTTENNSSSFKLARMTISLLCQFFDIDINEFDINEKKKEPFFIDEIHLEKICFIDCKCIYVSNGEKSSLYLDDVKPIDISTAIKYATQDKRQPVSTTSTADTTNDDDHVIRDKLISNIFNNLIMIDNDIKSDFNFVKLANFNNELKEFIQERKLKLMEEKKRSNPLFFFGEQGQNSTDSNSMESQIAFNSQFFTLRDSDSSTNANVASPLNNSIGKDNNNNNNNNNNMESRLELRERSYSLTSSLSSFSSEEENALERESHVKKLKINSTNYYDMETPGFYQYADLGTRSKIKGNLYGIIPLFPVPNDLKYKQKFNYRFEFVPKHWDVIHYNGVQKEETEGSLNCNCNLIPFFNSIEIFVSNEVDLFRLFHDILPYDTHEDKMAYFRKLHSFLGMNEFEITIIKTKLDISSAKNDTQENELELFTDVWNFEKIVLLEKHDRQSNVIEPKRHNDERYHINEEEVKLNKKFNFQFIKSDNDPKIFFNELRLNPGDMKYITMFGLLVSLTFENSSYVSMVFTDFTKNNIEQKYLFDSYLVDTMRRLDSNEGFRVMMYQDHFRSFNENVTSIYGMDFHGLKKSWTENYSKYGIVCKISLSCKFFKGKLNAISRVCIPILQSNYLNLSKREQFILEKIYYKGIKRIHQSDLSEYIKDYEKYFPYYQHKDENHSRQNMVSILDKKYWGKSFVYEKHNEEDTTTTTTNNNNNNSNDIFKNVYQKIPGIDELVGRKISFDKNDNIPLLNMRSTEFPKLFQVHGKLIGVEYGIGNDTRNPGKTMITYLCLLITVRDHNEELETMIENRKLLRIEMFKEETINYFLNKSAYNNYDNTVDVSLDRLQNFVGETFQFMVTKAPFQLQLRSRSINLLVWCPVEFTMEEMKSQLWARKEVSKDTKPPSLPQDFEQQFIPPQSSAPDPVSYPSNYDPVTNVKVEDIDNAVVESVSLVWR, encoded by the coding sequence ATGTCAATCTCATGCAAGTTTATTACATCAATTTCtgaattaaagaaattgccCACTGCTGAGAAAATATCAATCAGATTCATATCCTTATTGACTGGAATAAAATTTAATGGATCTAATTCATTCCTTTTAGAACTACAAGATTTTCCTAATGGGGTTCCCGCTTTGTCGCCATATAGAGtcaaaatcaaatacaACTCCACTAATGATAAACTGAAGTCTGATACCGCGGCTGCCACAGAACAGACCACAACCACCGAAAacaattcatcttctttcaaaCTGGCAAGGATgacaatatcattattatgtCAATTTTTcgatattgatattaatgaatttgatattaatgagaagaagaaagaaccatttttcattgatgaaattcatttggaaaaaatttgtttcattgATTGTAAATGTATTTACGTTTCTAATGGTGAAAAAAgttcattatatttagATGATGTTAAACCAATTGATATCTCCACTGCAATCAAATATGCTACCCAAGACAAGCGACAGCCCGTTAGTACTACCTCTACTGCCGATACcacaaatgatgatgatcatGTGATTAGAGACAAGCTCatatctaatattttcaataatttaattatgATAGATAATGACATTAAATCagattttaattttgttaaattggccaatttcaataatgaattaaaggaatttattcaagaaagaaaattaaaattaatggaagagaaaaaaagatcaaatccattatttttctttggtgAACAAGGACAAAATAGTACCGATAGTAATTCTATGGAATCTCAAATTGCCTTTAATTCACAATTTTTCACACTACGTGATTCCGATTCCAGTACCAATGCCAATGTCGCTTCTCCATTAAACAATTCAATCGGAaaggataataataataataataataataataataatatggaATCAAGGTTAGAACTAAGAGAGAgatcatattcattaacTTCTTCATTGTCATCCTTCTCaagtgaagaagaaaatgccCTCGAAAGGGAAAGTCAtgtgaaaaaattgaaaataaacaGTACTAATTATTATGATATGGAAACGCCTGGGTTTTACCAATATGCTGATCTTGGTACAAGGTCTAAGATAAAAGGTAATTTATATGGAATAATTCCATTATTCCCCGTTCCAAATGActtaaaatataaacaaaaattcaattatcgATTTGAATTTGTACCTAAACATTGGGATGTAATTCATTACAATGGAGTACAAAAAGAGGAAACTGAAGGCAGCTTgaattgtaattgtaatttgattccattttttaattctatTGAGATTTTTGTATCCAATGAAGTTGACTTATTTAGATTATTTCACGATATTCTGCCGTATGATACTCATGAAGATAAGATGGCTTATTTCAGAAAATTGCATTCATTTCTTGGTATGAATGAGTTTGAAATTACTATCATAAAGACAAAATTAGATATTTCTTCAGCTAAGAATGATACTCAAGAGAATGAGCTTGAATTATTTACAGACGTATggaattttgaaaaaattgtattACTTGAAAAACATGACAGACAATCTAACGTTATTGAACCCAAAAGACATAACGATGAACGGTATCATATAAACGAGGAGGAGGTTAAGcttaataaaaaatttaatttccaatttattaaatctGATAATGATCCaaagatatttttcaatgaattaaGACTGAATCCCGGtgatatgaaatatattacCATGTTTGGGTTACTAGTGTCATTAACGTTTGAGAATTCTTCATATGTTTCTATGGTTTTCACAGATTTTACAAAGAACAATATTGagcaaaaatatttatttgatagTTATTTGGTTGATACTATGCGTAGACTTGATAGTAATGAAGGGTTTAGAGTTATGATGTACCAAGATCATTTCCGTagtttcaatgaaaatgttACATCCATTTATGGTATGGATTTTCATGgtttaaaaaaaagttgGACTGAGAATTATAGCAAATATGGTATAGTTTgtaaaatttcattaagttgtaaatttttcaaaggtAAATTGAATGCTATTTCAAGAGTTTGTATACCAATTTTACaatcaaattatttgaatctaTCAAAGAGAGAACAGTTTATTTTAGAGAAAATCTATTATAAAGGTATCAAGAGGATTCATCAGTCTGATTTATCAGAATATATCAAAGATTACGAAAAGTATTTCCCATATTATCAACACAAGGATGAAAATCATTCTAGACAAAATATGGTTTCTATACTGGATAAAAAATACTGGGGTAAAAGTTTCGTTTATGAAAAACATAATGAAGAGgatactactactactactactaacaacaacaataataatagtaatgataTCTTCAAGAATGTATATCAAAAGATTCCTGggattgatgaattagttggaaggaaaatatcatttgataagaatgataatattccattattaaatatgcGATCAACAGAATTTCCCAAATTATTCCAAGTCCATGGTAAATTAATTGGAGTTGAGTATGGGATTGGTAATGATACAAGGAACCCAGGGAAGACTATGATTACTTATCTTTGCCTATTGATAACAGTACGAGATCACAATGAGGAATTGGAAACTATGATTGAGAATAGGAAACTTTTAAGAATTGAAATgttcaaagaagaaacgaTTAATTATTTCCTCAATAAGAGTGCATACAATAACTACGATAATACTGTTGATGTCAGTCTTGACagattacaaaattttGTTGGTGAAACATTCCAATTTATGGTCACTAAGGCACCATTTCAGTTACAATTGAGGTCAAGATCTATAAATTTACTCGTTTGGTGCCCAGTTGAGTTTACAATGGAAGAAATGAAGTCCCAATTGTGGGCAAGAAAGGAAGTATCGAAAGACACCAAACCACCTTCACTTCCTCAAGATTTTGAACAACAATTCATTCCTCCTCAGAGCAGTGCACCAGACCCAGTATCATATCCAAGTAACTATGATCCTGTCACAAATGTCAAAGTGGAAGATATCGACAATGCTGTTGTAGAGTCCGTTTCATTGGTATGGCGTTAA
- the FMP45 gene encoding Fmp45p (similar to Saccharomyces cerevisiae FMP45 (YDL222C) and YNL194C; ancestral locus Anc_2.55), which translates to MQFKRFVNPLSFLFLLGAGLLTLILIISGGRDGGILKNFYWFQGDTNGFNNAPSTTRWFNYQYCGYENGQLMDCSSRGAAKPFSPRDNFGSSPNMPSTFLNNRDTYYYLSKVAWAMLLIGTAFTIFTIVPQFISFFLHRNVTNFITMAFSWIAFFFLLLAACLYTGCYVKARKAFHHDDRDAHMGAKNFGFIWASVALMLINSIATTVYAALHKRDNTPTAYDHSNMSYPEYDNSAAEKSTIGSSVFGKKKMFKKTKKQQGYQNNDATMTTNPNQNVVADDGLVTTNPRGEVVQNIPPTV; encoded by the coding sequence ATGCAATTTAAAAGGTTTGTTAATCCATTaagttttttatttctcttAGGGGCAGGCTTGTTAACGTTAATTCTAATCATTTCAGGTGGTAGAGACGGTGGTATTCTCAAAAATTTCTATTGGTTCCAAGGTGATACAAATGGCTTCAATAATGCTCCAAGTACAACAAGATGGTtcaattatcaatattgtGGGTACGAAAATGGTCAATTGATGGATTGTTCTTCCAGGGGGGCTGCTAAACCTTTCTCTCCAAGAGATAATTTCGGTTCTTCTCCAAATATGCCTTCCACATTCTTAAATAATAGAGATACTTATTACTATCTTTCTAAAGTGGCTTGGGCTATGCTATTAATCGGAACGGCTTTCACCATTTTCACAATAGTTCCTCAATTCATTAGTTTCTTTTTACACAGAAATGTTACAAATTTCATCACTATGGCATTCTCTTGGATTgcattcttcttcttactATTGGCAGCTTGTTTGTACACTGGGTGTTATGTCAAGGCAAGAAAGGCATTCCATCATGATGATAGAGATGCTCACATGGGTGCTAAGAATTTCGGTTTCATTTGGGCCTCTGTAGCTTTGATGTTGATCAATAGTATTGCCACCACTGTTTATGCTGCTTTACATAAAAGAGATAATACACCTACCGCTTATGATCATTCAAATATGTCTTATCCTGAATATGATAACTCGGCTGCTGAGAAATCAACTATAGGAAGTAGTGTATTTggtaagaaaaaaatgttcAAGAAAACGAAAAAACAACAAGGATACCAGAATAATGACGCTACAATGACAACAAACCCAAACCAAAATGTTGTAGCAGATGATGGACTAGTGACAACTAACCCAAGAGGTGAAGTTGTTCAAAATATACCTCCAACCGTATAa
- the HBT1 gene encoding Hbt1p (similar to Saccharomyces cerevisiae YNL195C and HBT1 (YDL223C); ancestral locus Anc_2.54), with protein MEGGYDDDTAGRRTYSTTKPIEHNLKSSDNNTNQNSAESDRKLSQGSNTDARTNRQPEIQTERRTSIGDKIKNVTYPILGISKKNSRDDDEKLRDVPAFSSTTTTTTTTTSPPTTPTAKTTTSKNQGTYTTPTSTTESKPPKWKEPFSSDRNTDRNVPKNINKNIGIPGCGMADKPTTTSKSNPAQITKKDLASNAAQTRRKLSHSEMYSTQIPAGCENTGVPGFEDSERTHIPGTLRGKDQETHQHHHHHHNQNKGQKQEEYTGTGMARYPSAPSKTQNQYKLEQQQKDVKKNQGIIKTPGSTAVGGGTTPRTKKQPSSATSKIAPGFTTPDDTNVTVKKTVKQEKTSVQKNPIPKAGIVGSKKGATIAATTGATKPSSIPKQVPKSKDLTGFATSDDMNIQSMKPKERMKTMQKETNPNILSGFDTKPETDMSQWSNTKQQATTGAAGRVGATDSSSTTKRDTTYESTKPITTDVFKEAPIGREQLKERKAHVGVAGKGRNIGTTAVEEIPFVPVDQMQEDLHQGAQGVDMNKNYHTGSRTNKDLGTIKREIDASERETKPVKAHAVGETPFVVTEPMQEDLYQGAKDVNMNKNYHTGARTDKDLGTIKREIDVSERESKSMDTNAIGETPFVPADPMQEDLYQGAKGVDMNKNYHTDARTDKDLDTIKREIAIAESRGTEAGPGAGAGAGAVAIGEIPFVPSEPMQEDLYQGTEGVDMNKDYHTDARTDQDLDSIKRDIEAIEKQRTKTVESTFSTSGQNKELPGFSTADDMNVSAKKKEYPTLAPERNPNILSGFDTKPDTNLSNWSKKKDKPKELSGFLTANDMNVSAKKKEYTTTEPEKNPNILSGFDTKPDTNLSNWSKNKQDKPKETSNRSKNEEKPRQLPGFSTADDMNVSATKKEEHAIEGQNKKPEIHGAFDSLPDTNLSEWSQTKSANAPTHAKPPTMAYDWLTLTSTQPAAGVTSAGTPAPTTASSTSPAAVVGAWPQTDGTFDDVAVKSGQYGLDSALNNGKKEKQFDYHIKKNISTDVNKGAVPASQTHQDKMMNIGGASNVDTTYNVDKSIRTDIFKDTPKEKYRSGVGKDLGVQRQGTRSGAGAGVGIVALGEVPFTATEQMQEDLHQGAEGIDMHKDYHTGAKIDVNRAADFGYEPINTGKDLNRDTGYNITKPIETDIRPNTDMKDNKDTGTESFKPNFMKLARTDESFGKSATINRDNNITAGGNIPSGIGKAPLDTEKPKESNVSKGFYSGDKLSSMRDNAMDKHNNGINDNGTDSIADTTRTIYSGHSANDYEVKKNINSENFDESIEPLLGISKNNDLPVKENPESEFKYSKGNYDETMMDTTEPKKQTDDDDLTKKNLLEEREQFMKTHHGGQSLGGQRIGSIGSYGETVGNYPSLIDPDVPTYGFTEETEHVSSYVANRTEPRRKASYGSTGSAGSTGKSLSPGEHVDYYKVSKAEHKVPRSQARGNEYLTEEEQQEGEMRTSSKDDNKGGFFRRVSISIMNQLPKPKM; from the coding sequence ATGGAAGGAGGCTATGACGATGACACTGCTGGCAGGAGAACTTATAGCACTACAAAACCTATTGAACATAATCTAAAGTCttctgataataatactaatcAAAACTCGGCTGAATCAGATCGTAAACTATCCCAAGGCTCAAACACAGATGCTAGAACAAATCGTCAACCTGAAATTCAAACTGAAAGAAGAACATCTATTGGtgataaaattaaaaatgtaACTTATCCAATCTTGGGTATATCAAAGAAGAATAGCagagatgatgatgaaaaattaagagACGTACCAGCATTTTCCTCAACTACTACCACCACCACTACTACTACGTCACCACCAACAACACCTACTGCTAAAACTACAACATCAAAAAATCAAGGAACTTATACCACTCCAACTTCTACTACTGAATCAAAACCACCCAAGTGGAAAGAACCATTTTCATCTGACCGTAATACTGATCGAAACGTTCcgaaaaatattaataagaatataGGTATCCCAGGTTGTGGTATGGCCGAtaaaccaacaacaacttcGAAATCCAATCCAGCTCAGATTACTAAGAAAGATTTAGCTTCTAATGCTGCACAAACAAGGAGAAAATTATCACATAGTGAAATGTATTCCACTCAAATCCCAGCAGGTTGTGAAAATACAGGCGTTCCAGGTTTTGAAGATTCAGAGAGAACTCATATTCCAGGTACTTTAAGAGGCAAAGATCAAGAAACTCATCAgcaccatcatcatcaccataACCAAAACAAAGGTCAAAAACAGGAAGAGTATACTGGAACAGGTATGGCAAGATATCCTTCAGCTCCATCAAAAACTCAAAATCAGTATAAActagaacaacaacaaaaagaTGTTAAGAAAAATCAAGGAATAATTAAGACTCCTGGTAGTACTGCTGTTGGTGGCGGTACTACTCCCCGTACTAAAAAACAACCATCATCTGCAACTTCGAAAATCGCACCTGGTTTCACAACTCCTGATGATACTAACGTTACTGTCAAAAAGACTGttaaacaagaaaaaacatCTGTTCAGAAGAACCCTATTCCAAAAGCAGGTATCGTTGGTTCTAAAAAAGGTGCTACTATTGCTGCCACCACTGGTGCTACTAAACCTTCTTCAATCCCTAAACAGGTTCCAAAATCTAAGGATCTAACAGGATTTGCAACTTCTGACGATATGAACattcaatcaatgaaaCCAAAAGAACGTATGAAGACAATgcaaaaagaaacaaatccaaatattcTTTCTGGATTTGATACTAAACCTGAAACTGATATGTCTCAATGGTCTAACACAAAACAACAAGCCACAACTGGTGCGGCTGGACGTGTTGGTGCTACAGATTCTTCTTCCACAACTAAGAGAGATACTACTTATGAAAGTACCAAACCAATTACTACGGATGTCTTTAAAGAGGCACCAATTGGTAGAGAACAATTAAAGGAAAGGAAAGCCCATGTTGGTGTCGCTGGTAAAGGTAGAAATATTGGTACTACTGCTGTCGAGGAAATTCCATTTGTACCCGTTGACCAAATGCAAGAAGATTTACATCAAGGTGCTCAAGGGGTTGATatgaacaaaaattatcataCCGGTTCAAGAACTAATAAAGATCTTGGTACTATCAAGAGAGAGATTGATGCTAGCGAACGTGAAACCAAGCCAGTAAAGGCGCATGCTGTTGGTGAAACACCATTTGTCGTTACTGAACCTATGCAGGAAGATTTATATCAAGGTGCTAAAGATGTTAATATGAACAAAAATTACCATACTGGTGCAAGAACTGATAAAGATCTTGGTACTATTAAGAGAGAGATCGATGTCAGCGAACGTGAAAGTAAATCAATGGATACTAATGCTATTGGCGAAACACCATTCGTACCAGCAGACCCAATGCAAGAAGATTTATATCAGGGTGCTAAAGGTGTCGATATGAACAAAAATTACCATACAGATGCAAGAACTGATAAAGATCTTGATACTATCAAGAGAGAGATTGCTATTGCCGAAAGCAGAGGTACAGAGGCCGGTCCTGGTGCTGGTGCAGGTGCAGGTGCGGTTGCTATTGGTGAAATTCCATTTGTTCCAAGTGAACCAATGCAAGAAGATTTGTATCAAGGTACCGAAGGTGTTGACATGAATAAGGATTATCATACAGATGCAAGGACTGATCAAGATCTTGATAGTATTAAGAGAGATATCGAGGCTATTGAAAAGCAACGTACAAAAACTGTTGAGTCCACTTTCTCCACGTCTGGGCAGAACAAAGAACTTCCAGGGTTTTCAACTGCAGATGACATGAATGTTTCagcaaagaaaaaagaatatccAACGCTGGCACCAGAGAGGAATCCAAATATTCTTAGTGGATTTGATACAAAACCTGATACCAATCTTTCTAACTGGTCTAAGAAGAAGGACAAGCCAAAAGAACTCTCAGGGTTTTTAACCGCAAATGACATGAATGTTTCagcaaagaagaaagaatataCAACGACCGAACCAGAGAAGAATCCTAACATCCTTAGTGGGTTCGATACAAAACCTGATACCAATCTTTCAAACTGGTCTAAGAATAAGCAGGACAAGCCAAAAGAAACCTCTAATCGGTCTAAGAATGAGGAAAAGCCAAGACAACTTCCAGGGTTTTCAACCGCAGATGATATGAACGTTTCAGCAACTAAGAAAGAAGAGCATGCTATAGAAGgacaaaataaaaagcCAGAGATTCATGGTGCGTTTGACTCACTTCCTGACACTAATCTTTCAGAATGGTCACAAACTAAATCAGCCAACGCACCTACCCATGCAAAACCACCAACGATGGCATATGATTGGTTAACTTTAACTTCCACACAACCTGCTGCTGGTGTTACTTCTGCCGGAACTCCTGCACCCACTACTGCCAGTAGTACTTCTCCAGCTGCTGTTGTAGGTGCTTGGCCTCAAACAGACGGTACTTTTGATGATGTTGCTGTAAAATCTGGACAATATGGTTTAGATTCTGCGTTAAATAATGGTAAGAAGGAAAAGCAATTTGATTATCAtattaaaaagaatatttcaaCTGATGTCAATAAAGGTGCTGTCCCAGCTTCTCAGACCCATCAGGATaagatgatgaatattGGTGGTGCTTCCAATGTTGATACTACATATAATGttgataaatcaattagAACAGacattttcaaagataCTCCAAAAGAGAAATATAGAAGTGGTGTTGGGAAAGACTTAGGAGTTCAAAGACAAGGTACAAGATCTGGTGCTGGTGCTGGTGTCGGTATAGTTGCACTTGGTGAAGTTCCATTTACTGCCACTGAACAAATGCAAGAAGATTTGCATCAGGGTGCTGAAGGTATTGATATGCATAAAGATTACCATACTGGCGCAAAGATTGATGTCAACCGTGCAGCTGATTTTGGTTACGAACCTATTAACACTGGTAAGGATCTGAACAGAGATACTGGTTATAACATAACTAAGCCGATTGAAACAGATATACGTCCAAATACTGATAtgaaagataataaagacACAGGAACAGAATCTTTCAAGCCAAATTTTATGAAATTAGCCCGTACTGATGAAAGTTTTGGTAAAAGTGCAACTATCAATAgggataataatattactgCTGGCGGTAATATTCCTTCTGGAATAGGTAAAGCACCATTAGATACAGAAAAACCAAAGGAATCCAATGTATCAAAGGGCTTCTATAGCGGTGATAAGTTAAGTTCGATGCGTGATAATGCTATGGATAAACACAATAATGGTATAAATGATAACGGGACAGATTCAATTGCTGATACCACGAGGACTATATATAGTGGGCATTCTGCCAATGATTATGAGgtgaaaaagaatattaacTCAGAGAATTTTGATGAGAGTATTGAGCCACTTTTAGGTATATCtaagaataatgatttaCCAGTGAAGGAGAACCCAGAAAGTGAATTTAAATACTCTAAAGGGAACTATGATGAGACGATGATGGATACCACAGAGCCAAAGAAACAAACTGACGACGACGATTTAACtaaaaagaatttattaGAAGAGAGAGAACAGTTTATGAAGACACACCATGGTGGACAGAGCTTAGGGGGACAAAGAATTGGTTCCATTGGTTCGTATGGTGAAACAGTAGGTAATTACCCAAGTTTAATTGATCCTGATGTTCCAACTTATGGATTTACAGAAGAGACCGAACATGTTTCTTCGTATGTGGCAAACCGTACAGAGCCAAGAAGAAAGGCATCGTATGGATCAACAGGTTCCGCCGGTTCTACTGGTAAATCATTGTCACCTGGTGAGCATGTTGACTATTATAAAGTTTCTAAAGCTGAACACAAAGTTCCTAGAAGCCAAGCAAGAGGTAATGAGTATTTGACTGAAGAGGAACAACAAGAAGGGGAAATGCGTACATCGTCTAAGGACGATAATAAAGGAGGTTTCTTTAGAAGAGTtagtattagtattatGAATCAATTACCCAAACCCAAGATGTGA